A section of the Bacillota bacterium genome encodes:
- a CDS encoding HEAT repeat domain-containing protein, with product MRVLEKTDRIDVLIHQLTRLEEDLDKLDGEGRDQTRAEVAAVRGQIVDVLMAALREGDVFARRGAAYGLSKLPEARAVDVLIYALEDPDDSVRSWAAEALGSIGDERALGPLVRSLKEENPYVAYSITHAIMKFPKNEVARAVMAASDSADRNVRRRAAKLLGELKYKKAVPRLATMLSDADPQVRYEATEALRKVGDIRALEHLIAALADESTDVRYGAIQALRALGDRRAVEPLVRVCMENEDLRFYALQALKELCGEDAVRPVLEALDHLRSVAHAVAIRVLNERDQGVQRASG from the coding sequence ATGCGGGTGCTCGAGAAAACAGACAGGATCGACGTCCTCATCCACCAGCTGACTCGCCTTGAAGAGGACCTCGACAAGCTCGACGGGGAGGGCCGCGATCAGACCAGGGCCGAGGTTGCGGCCGTTCGGGGTCAAATCGTGGACGTCCTCATGGCAGCTCTTCGGGAAGGAGACGTGTTCGCGCGGCGAGGCGCGGCGTACGGCCTCAGCAAGCTCCCCGAGGCGCGTGCGGTGGACGTGCTGATATACGCCCTGGAAGACCCGGACGACTCGGTCCGAAGCTGGGCGGCGGAAGCGCTCGGGTCCATAGGAGACGAGCGGGCTCTCGGGCCCCTCGTGAGATCCCTCAAGGAAGAGAACCCTTATGTTGCTTACAGCATCACCCACGCGATAATGAAGTTCCCCAAGAATGAGGTGGCGCGGGCGGTCATGGCCGCTTCCGACAGCGCCGACAGGAACGTGCGCCGGAGGGCGGCGAAGCTGCTCGGAGAGCTCAAGTACAAGAAGGCGGTTCCTCGTCTTGCGACGATGCTGAGCGACGCTGACCCGCAAGTGAGGTATGAGGCCACCGAGGCTCTTCGCAAGGTGGGGGACATCAGGGCTCTTGAACACCTGATAGCCGCGCTTGCCGACGAGTCTACGGATGTGCGGTACGGAGCCATTCAGGCTTTGCGGGCGCTTGGGGATCGAAGGGCCGTGGAACCCCTCGTCAGAGTGTGCATGGAGAACGAGGATCTCCGTTTCTATGCGTTGCAGGCATTGAAGGAGCTCTGCGGAGAGGACGCGGTGAGGCCTGTTCTCGAAGCGCTCGATCACCTCAGGAGCGTCGCGCACGCGGTGGCCATACGAGTGCTGAACGAACGAGACCAAGGCGTCCAAAGGGCGAGTGGTTGA
- a CDS encoding NAD(P)H-dependent glycerol-3-phosphate dehydrogenase — protein sequence MSSPTRVGVIGAGGWGTALSILLARKGFRVDLWAREEAVAREISTSRTNETFLPGVVVPEGVTARTALDEVVHDAPLLFVPVPAQHMRAVIRAARPYLRQDQVVIHAGKGIEEGTLLRLSQVLAEELPRELHGNIGVISGPSHAEEVAREVPTALVAASVNDDVAKLAQDTLMCPTMRVYTSHDVIGVELGGALKNVIAVATGIADGLGFGDNTRAALMTRGLAEIARLGIALGANPLTFAGLSGMGDLVVTCMSMHSRNRRAGIEIGRGRKVKDVLASTPMVVEGIPTTRAAVELGRRAGVQMPVAEKLYEILFSGLDPMQAVVDLMTRDPQAETSPVFRKGLNILDGI from the coding sequence GTGTCTTCGCCAACGCGTGTGGGCGTCATCGGCGCGGGAGGATGGGGGACGGCTCTCTCCATACTCCTCGCAAGAAAGGGGTTCAGGGTCGACCTCTGGGCGCGTGAGGAAGCAGTAGCGCGTGAGATCTCAACCTCGCGCACGAATGAGACTTTTCTACCGGGGGTCGTGGTCCCAGAGGGTGTAACCGCTCGGACCGCTCTGGATGAGGTGGTGCACGACGCCCCCCTCCTCTTCGTGCCTGTCCCGGCGCAGCATATGCGGGCCGTCATCCGGGCTGCCAGGCCGTACCTAAGGCAGGATCAAGTTGTGATTCACGCAGGCAAGGGCATCGAGGAGGGAACTCTCCTGCGCCTGTCTCAAGTGCTTGCGGAGGAGCTCCCACGGGAGCTTCACGGCAACATAGGGGTGATATCCGGCCCAAGCCACGCCGAAGAGGTCGCCCGCGAAGTGCCTACCGCCCTCGTCGCCGCGTCTGTCAATGACGATGTAGCGAAGCTCGCGCAGGACACTCTGATGTGTCCGACCATGCGGGTGTATACGAGCCACGACGTCATAGGAGTGGAGCTCGGCGGCGCCCTGAAGAACGTGATCGCCGTAGCCACCGGAATTGCGGACGGACTCGGGTTTGGGGACAACACGAGGGCAGCCCTGATGACGCGGGGCCTCGCGGAGATCGCGCGCCTCGGGATCGCTCTGGGAGCCAACCCGCTCACCTTTGCGGGTCTTTCCGGGATGGGGGATCTCGTCGTGACATGCATGAGCATGCATTCGCGCAACAGGCGGGCGGGAATAGAGATAGGGCGGGGCCGGAAGGTCAAAGACGTCCTGGCTTCCACACCCATGGTCGTGGAGGGAATTCCCACAACGCGTGCCGCGGTTGAGCTTGGTCGTCGCGCGGGAGTGCAAATGCCCGTCGCGGAGAAGCTGTACGAGATCCTCTTCTCAGGGCTAGACCCGATGCAGGCGGTGGTGGATCTGATGACTCGAGATCCACAGGCGGAAACCTCGCCTGTGTTTCGAAAGGGCTTGAACATCCTGGACGGGATCTGA
- the plsY gene encoding glycerol-3-phosphate 1-O-acyltransferase PlsY — translation MVWQRMVPAVVLSYLLGSIPFGYLVGRLLRGVDVRRRGSGNIGATNVLRVLGPGPALLVLAGDMGKGALSVYLGREVAGPVGAAACGIAAAVGGAWSLFLGFGGGKGMGVGSGIILATMPAVACVLAPIWAGLVALTRYVSLGSVVIAALAPAVAYVMGVPEGYVVLAAAVGGIAIVKHFSNIKRLITGTERRLGDPAD, via the coding sequence GTGGTCTGGCAAAGGATGGTTCCAGCAGTAGTGCTTAGTTATCTTCTCGGTTCAATCCCTTTTGGCTACTTGGTTGGGAGACTCCTGCGGGGAGTGGACGTAAGGCGACGTGGGAGCGGGAACATCGGGGCCACGAACGTGTTGCGAGTGCTGGGTCCGGGACCCGCTCTCTTGGTCCTCGCGGGCGACATGGGAAAAGGGGCGCTCAGCGTGTACCTCGGTCGAGAAGTGGCCGGCCCTGTCGGCGCTGCGGCGTGTGGCATCGCAGCGGCTGTCGGAGGAGCGTGGTCGCTCTTTCTCGGGTTCGGTGGGGGCAAGGGCATGGGTGTCGGCAGCGGAATCATCCTCGCGACCATGCCCGCGGTGGCGTGCGTGCTGGCTCCAATATGGGCTGGGCTCGTTGCGTTGACGCGCTACGTCTCACTTGGGTCTGTCGTGATCGCGGCGCTCGCGCCGGCGGTGGCGTACGTCATGGGGGTGCCTGAGGGATATGTGGTGCTCGCTGCGGCAGTCGGCGGGATCGCCATAGTGAAGCACTTCTCCAACATCAAGCGGCTCATCACTGGCACGGAACGGAGACTGGGGGATCCGGCCGACTAG
- the der gene encoding ribosome biogenesis GTPase Der, protein MGAPVVAIVGRPNVGKSALFNRIVGTQHAIVEETPGVTRDRICADVEWRGRKFILVDTGGIEPSESGDPIQDMTTAQARVAIEEADLVLFLVDTKSGLIPQDAEIADLLRRSGRPVILVASKAEGARREDYLEFFALGFGCPVPISSVHGTGIGDLLDAVLVHLGESQDRGEDLETEEAVRIAVVGRPNVGKSSLVNAILGTERSIVSAEPGTTRDAVDTPFEWRGRRFVIIDTAGLRRKTRVHSAIERYSALRAERAIRGCDVALVVLDASEGPAAQDVRIAGLADEAGRASVIVLNKWDLVSKEEGARARLERAIDSDLAFLSYAYRVFVSALTGAGIQRLMLAVEKAAAAHARRVATSALNEVIEEAQMRVEPPHDRGRQLKIFYGTQVGTRPPEFSLFVNDPDLVHFSYERYLENRLREAFDFEGTPVRLRFRRRG, encoded by the coding sequence ATGGGAGCCCCAGTAGTCGCCATCGTCGGCCGGCCGAACGTGGGGAAGTCCGCTCTCTTCAACAGGATCGTCGGGACACAGCACGCGATAGTCGAGGAGACTCCGGGAGTGACGCGTGACCGCATATGCGCCGACGTCGAGTGGCGCGGGCGCAAGTTCATCTTGGTAGACACGGGTGGCATAGAGCCCTCGGAGAGTGGAGATCCGATTCAGGACATGACTACTGCGCAGGCCAGGGTGGCCATCGAAGAGGCGGATCTCGTCCTGTTCCTAGTCGATACCAAGTCCGGCTTGATTCCGCAAGACGCGGAGATAGCCGACTTGCTCAGGCGATCCGGTCGTCCCGTGATCCTGGTGGCAAGCAAGGCGGAAGGAGCACGTCGCGAGGACTATCTGGAATTCTTCGCCCTTGGATTTGGATGTCCCGTGCCGATCTCGTCAGTACACGGCACGGGGATAGGAGACCTCCTCGATGCGGTCCTCGTGCATTTGGGCGAAAGCCAAGATAGGGGCGAGGACCTGGAAACCGAGGAAGCGGTGAGGATCGCCGTGGTAGGCAGGCCCAATGTGGGCAAGTCCTCGCTGGTCAACGCCATCCTCGGGACGGAGAGGTCCATCGTGAGCGCCGAGCCCGGGACGACGAGGGACGCAGTGGATACGCCATTTGAGTGGCGCGGCCGCAGGTTCGTCATCATAGATACCGCGGGGTTGCGCAGGAAGACGAGAGTGCACAGCGCGATCGAGCGCTACAGCGCCCTTCGGGCGGAAAGAGCGATCCGCGGATGCGACGTGGCGCTCGTCGTACTGGATGCGTCGGAGGGGCCGGCCGCCCAGGACGTGAGGATAGCTGGTCTGGCGGACGAAGCAGGACGCGCCTCGGTGATCGTCCTCAACAAGTGGGACCTCGTGAGCAAGGAGGAGGGAGCGAGGGCCAGACTGGAGAGGGCTATCGACTCGGATCTCGCTTTCCTTTCGTACGCCTACCGAGTGTTTGTGTCCGCTCTGACTGGCGCGGGGATCCAACGGCTGATGCTTGCCGTTGAGAAGGCTGCGGCCGCCCATGCCCGCAGGGTTGCTACGTCCGCGCTGAACGAGGTGATCGAGGAAGCGCAGATGAGGGTCGAGCCACCGCACGATAGAGGGCGTCAGCTCAAGATCTTCTATGGAACCCAGGTGGGGACCAGGCCGCCTGAGTTCTCGTTGTTCGTGAACGATCCCGATTTGGTCCACTTCTCGTATGAGCGTTACCTCGAGAACAGGCTTCGTGAGGCCTTCGATTTCGAGGGCACCCCGGTGAGGCTCAGGTTCCGCCGGAGAGGCTAG
- a CDS encoding DUF512 domain-containing protein — MPASSSRGAVVSRVEAGSIADEAGIVPGDRLVAVNGRQVRDVLEYRFLCADEELSLEFEKSDGEVLVVEVAKDFDESCGLEFTDAIFDGVRRCRNRCVFCFVDQLPRGVRRTLRLKDDDFRLSFMTGSYITLTNFTEEDYARVASMRLSPLYVSVHSTNPATRGRLLGRKRQCDVMRSLARLVEAGIVIHTQVVLCPGLNDGSDLEGTVRDLRSLFPGVRSCAVVPVGLTRHRRGLPRVAPVLKEDAARVIADVERWQRESLEVCSYRFVFASDELYLRAGRAVPGREAYEDFPQIENGVGLLREFIDHLDALKASGRLPEEVNTPTRLVVVTGEDAYAVVGEACRLLERVRGLSCRTLLVKNAFFGPGVRAAGLLTGRDIARTYLLAVGRGKCDAVVIPSVSLKADEPRFLDDMTVNELQRECGVPVEVVSPDPASLAVCALRRGGCAWEPQ; from the coding sequence ATGCCGGCGAGCTCGTCGCGTGGTGCCGTTGTCTCCCGAGTAGAGGCGGGAAGCATTGCCGATGAGGCTGGCATCGTGCCAGGTGACAGGCTCGTAGCCGTGAACGGCAGACAGGTGCGGGACGTGCTCGAGTACAGGTTCCTTTGCGCTGATGAGGAGCTTTCGTTGGAGTTCGAGAAGTCCGACGGCGAAGTGCTCGTGGTCGAGGTGGCGAAGGACTTCGATGAGTCCTGCGGACTCGAGTTCACCGACGCCATCTTCGATGGGGTGCGGCGGTGTCGTAATCGTTGCGTCTTCTGTTTCGTGGACCAGCTTCCTCGCGGGGTGCGCAGGACTCTTCGGCTGAAGGACGACGACTTCAGGCTTTCATTCATGACTGGAAGCTACATTACGCTGACGAACTTCACTGAGGAAGATTACGCCCGCGTGGCCTCAATGAGGTTGTCTCCACTCTACGTGTCCGTACACTCCACGAACCCCGCCACGCGCGGGCGGCTCCTCGGTAGGAAGAGACAGTGTGACGTCATGAGAAGCCTGGCAAGGCTGGTGGAAGCGGGGATCGTAATCCATACCCAAGTGGTCCTCTGCCCAGGGCTGAACGATGGCTCTGATCTCGAGGGGACCGTACGCGATCTTCGGTCCCTTTTCCCGGGCGTGAGGTCGTGTGCAGTGGTTCCGGTGGGGCTTACGAGACACAGGCGAGGGCTTCCCAGAGTCGCTCCGGTCCTGAAGGAAGACGCCGCCCGGGTGATCGCGGACGTGGAGAGGTGGCAGAGGGAATCGCTGGAAGTGTGCTCCTACAGGTTCGTGTTCGCCTCCGACGAGCTCTATCTCCGCGCCGGACGCGCCGTACCAGGACGCGAGGCTTATGAGGACTTTCCGCAAATAGAGAACGGAGTTGGCCTGTTGCGGGAGTTCATCGACCATCTCGACGCGCTGAAAGCGAGCGGACGGCTGCCTGAAGAGGTCAATACTCCGACGAGGCTGGTCGTCGTGACGGGTGAAGACGCATACGCGGTGGTGGGTGAGGCATGCAGACTCCTTGAGCGCGTGAGGGGTCTATCTTGCCGAACGCTTCTCGTCAAGAACGCGTTTTTCGGGCCGGGCGTGAGGGCAGCAGGCCTATTGACCGGACGCGACATCGCAAGAACCTATCTTCTGGCGGTCGGCCGAGGAAAGTGTGACGCCGTGGTGATCCCGAGCGTGTCCCTGAAGGCCGACGAACCCAGGTTTCTGGACGACATGACAGTCAACGAGCTGCAACGTGAGTGCGGAGTGCCCGTTGAAGTCGTTTCGCCAGATCCTGCTTCACTCGCAGTGTGCGCGTTGAGGAGAGGTGGCTGCGCATGGGAGCCCCAGTAG
- a CDS encoding peptidylprolyl isomerase codes for MKSKRPLTVVIAVVVVGLVAIGAAWTYSDLRAVAKVNSAAITWKEFHSALEKQSGRQLLAQMIREELITQGAAKYGIQVTDEDVAAEIDDLKAQFGSDASLEQALSQYGMTMDDLRHQIKINLLLEAIASKDVTVGDDEVKKYYDEHKEDFKEPEEVKARHILVKDEKTANEIRKELAGGADFAELAKAKSEDPGSKDKGGDLGYFQRGAMDPAFEKVAFELKIGETSGPVKSSFGYHIIRVEDKKPERVPSLEEVRDEVVKQVTREKAKPASTVISELKDAAQIKINDKALQDALYEVVY; via the coding sequence GTGAAGAGCAAGAGACCGCTAACCGTCGTGATTGCCGTTGTGGTCGTTGGCCTCGTGGCCATCGGCGCCGCGTGGACATACTCCGATCTCAGGGCCGTCGCGAAAGTCAACTCTGCAGCCATTACTTGGAAGGAGTTTCATTCGGCGCTGGAAAAGCAATCGGGTAGGCAGCTTCTCGCTCAAATGATCAGGGAGGAGCTCATCACGCAGGGAGCTGCCAAGTACGGCATCCAGGTGACTGATGAGGACGTGGCTGCCGAGATCGACGATCTCAAGGCGCAGTTTGGCTCGGACGCGAGTCTGGAGCAGGCACTGTCACAGTATGGGATGACCATGGACGACCTGCGACACCAGATCAAGATCAACCTCTTGCTCGAGGCGATCGCGTCGAAGGACGTGACGGTGGGCGACGATGAGGTGAAGAAGTACTACGACGAACACAAAGAGGATTTCAAGGAGCCCGAAGAGGTGAAGGCCCGGCACATCCTGGTCAAGGACGAGAAGACCGCGAACGAGATACGGAAGGAACTGGCTGGTGGCGCGGACTTCGCGGAGCTCGCCAAGGCGAAGTCGGAGGATCCTGGCTCCAAGGACAAAGGCGGAGACCTTGGCTACTTCCAGAGGGGAGCCATGGATCCTGCGTTCGAGAAGGTGGCTTTTGAGCTGAAGATAGGTGAGACGAGCGGTCCAGTGAAGTCCTCCTTCGGGTATCACATCATAAGGGTCGAGGACAAGAAGCCTGAGCGTGTTCCCTCACTCGAGGAAGTCCGCGACGAGGTCGTGAAGCAGGTCACGCGAGAGAAAGCGAAGCCTGCGTCGACGGTGATCAGCGAGCTCAAGGACGCGGCGCAGATCAAGATAAATGACAAGGCTCTCCAGGATGCCTTGTACGAAGTCGTATACTAG
- a CDS encoding DUF3189 family protein — MKVIYHCYGSSHSSVVAAAIHLGWLPSDRVPEPCEMLALPHYDKTTPDQIGTCFLMGIDEAGREVYIIGMGAAKGVVKRAVESIFRICGVSRDEYLLVDTLPEVGLVTRIGGVLSRAVGLIGVGRPLTIWGMRRSYPKFVRLVQDVKRRLSGISGQ, encoded by the coding sequence ATGAAAGTCATCTACCATTGTTATGGAAGCTCACACTCGTCCGTCGTAGCGGCAGCCATTCACCTCGGGTGGCTGCCTTCTGATAGAGTACCCGAGCCGTGCGAGATGCTGGCGTTGCCGCACTACGACAAGACCACTCCGGACCAGATCGGCACTTGCTTCTTGATGGGGATTGACGAGGCAGGAAGGGAAGTGTACATCATCGGAATGGGCGCGGCCAAAGGCGTGGTGAAGCGGGCGGTGGAGAGCATCTTCCGTATCTGCGGAGTATCACGGGACGAATACCTCCTGGTGGACACCTTGCCGGAGGTCGGACTCGTTACCAGGATCGGCGGCGTCCTGTCGAGAGCTGTGGGGCTGATAGGGGTGGGACGCCCCCTCACCATTTGGGGGATGAGGCGTTCGTACCCGAAGTTCGTGCGGCTAGTGCAAGATGTCAAGCGGCGTCTTTCCGGTATCTCCGGACAGTGA
- a CDS encoding stage II sporulation protein P, which yields MTRSDVGLNAHGASRRRRLAAAIAMLASAVAVAMVTLSLPALAHEERGEGYYTVVDEEKREIFMTAIMVAPGDIFIAEDDRAYEITLVQGDIAHAVLVGTLGLDEERGSGAQGLLERAFSTAVSALRSVFLAQGEQGRGRTVVLYNTHSDESYEPTSGTPTKDWGDVYKVAAAFERALEKQGFRVVRSTDNHNPHDGGAYARSRRTLAQLMKENPIAAFDIHRDAVPPQAYRATVAGEDVTKITLVVGQQNQTRGQNIQFAKTLKAEADRRAPGLIKGILWAQGDYNQDMLGRSVIIEVGAHTNRLDQAERAVNLFASSVGQVLGVAAPGVGAVRGGVGRALIWMVGLVVVGGGAYLVANSDNWRKIRTRLAGVGARGLLNLIGLRRKRKP from the coding sequence GTGACCAGGTCTGACGTGGGTCTGAATGCTCACGGAGCCAGCCGACGACGAAGACTCGCGGCGGCAATTGCGATGCTGGCGAGCGCAGTCGCCGTGGCCATGGTGACCCTCTCGCTTCCCGCACTGGCTCACGAGGAACGCGGCGAGGGTTACTACACGGTGGTGGACGAAGAGAAGCGGGAGATCTTCATGACTGCCATCATGGTCGCTCCAGGCGACATCTTCATCGCCGAGGACGATCGAGCGTACGAGATCACCCTCGTTCAAGGGGACATCGCCCACGCTGTGCTCGTAGGAACCCTGGGGCTTGACGAGGAGCGCGGCAGTGGAGCTCAGGGGCTGCTGGAGCGCGCGTTTTCAACGGCCGTTTCCGCACTGCGCAGCGTGTTCCTGGCCCAGGGCGAGCAGGGCCGGGGCAGGACGGTCGTGCTGTACAACACGCACAGCGACGAGTCGTACGAGCCAACGAGCGGGACGCCCACCAAGGACTGGGGCGATGTGTACAAGGTCGCGGCCGCGTTCGAGCGGGCTCTTGAGAAGCAAGGCTTTCGGGTGGTAAGGTCGACGGACAACCATAACCCTCACGACGGGGGCGCGTACGCCAGGTCCAGGAGAACATTGGCCCAGCTCATGAAGGAGAATCCTATAGCGGCCTTCGACATCCACAGGGACGCTGTGCCTCCGCAGGCGTACAGGGCGACCGTGGCGGGCGAGGACGTCACCAAGATCACACTTGTGGTTGGCCAGCAGAACCAAACGAGGGGCCAGAACATCCAATTCGCCAAGACGCTCAAGGCCGAAGCCGACCGCCGAGCGCCTGGACTCATCAAGGGCATATTGTGGGCGCAAGGCGACTATAACCAGGACATGCTGGGTCGCTCCGTGATCATTGAGGTCGGCGCGCACACCAACAGACTTGACCAAGCCGAGAGAGCGGTCAACCTGTTTGCTTCGTCCGTGGGCCAGGTGCTGGGCGTCGCGGCGCCCGGGGTCGGGGCCGTGAGGGGCGGCGTGGGGCGCGCCCTAATCTGGATGGTTGGCCTTGTGGTCGTGGGTGGGGGAGCCTACCTCGTCGCAAACTCCGATAACTGGAGGAAGATCAGGACCCGGCTCGCGGGGGTGGGGGCGCGAGGGTTGCTCAACCTCATAGGCCTTCGCCGGAAGAGGAAGCCATGA
- a CDS encoding DUF1614 domain-containing protein: MTVGLVLLLGTSILIFLGVTHRVLDRMHLTDRQALAALGLMLVGSFVDVPVWRGVQSVTISLGGAVVPIVLAVYVLARADTPTETGRGIAATVITGVALFALTKVFSFEEGRAIIDPLYAFGLVAGVVAYLAGRSRRAAFAGAVLGVVLLDVAHLVEVTSRRMPATVHLGGAGVFDAVVIAAVVAVGLAEVFGEAMERVQGGPVPNVRRRMRVDSPLPSEGPQPRADEERSKGTLARADDSGRDESDQV, encoded by the coding sequence ATGACCGTAGGACTCGTCCTCTTGCTTGGCACCAGCATCTTGATCTTCCTCGGGGTGACCCACCGAGTCCTGGACAGAATGCACCTCACTGACAGGCAAGCCCTCGCGGCACTCGGGCTGATGCTCGTCGGGAGTTTCGTTGACGTGCCTGTTTGGCGCGGTGTCCAGTCCGTGACCATCAGCCTTGGGGGGGCGGTTGTACCCATCGTGCTTGCTGTGTACGTTCTGGCGCGTGCCGACACTCCCACGGAGACAGGGAGGGGTATAGCCGCGACCGTCATAACAGGTGTCGCGCTTTTCGCCCTCACCAAGGTCTTCTCCTTCGAGGAGGGCCGCGCCATTATAGACCCTCTGTACGCATTCGGGCTAGTGGCGGGTGTCGTCGCGTATCTTGCGGGGAGATCGAGAAGGGCGGCGTTTGCCGGGGCGGTGTTGGGCGTGGTGCTTCTCGATGTGGCTCATCTCGTGGAGGTGACGTCCAGACGCATGCCGGCCACCGTGCACTTGGGTGGAGCGGGAGTGTTCGACGCTGTGGTGATCGCGGCGGTGGTGGCGGTGGGCCTCGCTGAGGTATTCGGAGAGGCCATGGAGAGGGTTCAGGGTGGACCTGTCCCCAACGTCCGCCGAAGAATGCGGGTGGATTCGCCCCTGCCTTCGGAAGGTCCGCAACCGCGAGCGGACGAGGAGCGCTCCAAGGGTACGCTCGCGCGCGCGGACGACTCAGGGAGGGATGAGAGTGACCAGGTCTGA